From one Silene latifolia isolate original U9 population unplaced genomic scaffold, ASM4854445v1 scaffold_187, whole genome shotgun sequence genomic stretch:
- the LOC141638148 gene encoding uncharacterized protein LOC141638148, whose product MTVDSLIDGEMAVWKIDYIYELFSQAAAKVILSLPLSLCGVENEIAIHALLECGWVRAVWESSEFDVLNKEAPNRESCAHWLVWIWERLDRTALRRYLVMVWALWYIRNARVFEGGIEEPNHDLVLMGFIRMVEVSSYRVEGRVLRTEQGRQLSDVWVQPHHGNVKNTDATIFDNGEVGLGVGVRNASGEVVMVGCRRVCGGWSSEVAEAKVMRFGLKLVRRGGWEELVLQSEAQGAVNAAKNRRISRNLFGLYISNIFSYVSLFSPCLFSHIKRGGNTLAHHAARLCLSANMETVYVENYSDAILVMAEIDLI is encoded by the exons ATGACGGTGGATTCTCTTATTGATGGGGAGATGGCGGTGTGGAAAATAGATTACATATATGAGCTGTTTTCTCAGGCGGCGGCTAAAGTTATTCTGAGCCTGCCGTTGAGCT TGTGTGGGGTGGAGAATGAAATCGCCATCCATGCGCTGTTGGAATGTGGGTGGGTAAGGGCCGTTTGGGAGAGTAGTGAGTTTGATGTCCTTAATAAGGAGGCGCCTAACAGGGAGTCTTGTGCCCATTGGTTGGTGTGGATTTGGGAGAGGTTAGATAGGACGGCGCTGCGACGATACTTGGTTATGGTTTGGGCCCTGTGGTATATCCGTAATGCACGGGTTTTTGAGGGGGGAATTGAAGAGCCTAACCATGATCTAGTATTAATGGGTTTCATAAGAATGGTGGAAGTTTCATCCTATAGAGTGGAAGGCAGAGTGCTGCGTACTGAGCAGGGACGCCAATTGAGTGATGTATGGGTTCAGCCACACCATGGAAACGTGAAGAACACAGATGCGACAATTTTTGATAATGGAGAGGTGGGGCTGGGTGTAGGTGTTAGGAATGCGTCCGGGGAGGTCGTGATGGTAGGGTGTCGCAGGGTGTGTGGTGGGTGGAGTTCGGAGGTAGCAGAGGCGAAGGTGATGAGGTTCGGGTTAAAACTGGTAAGGCGAGGAGGTTGGGAGGAGCTCGTGCTGCAAAGTGAAGCGCAGGGGGCTGTTAACGCAGCAAAGAATAGGAGAATTTCAAGGAATCTGTTTGGTCTATACATTTCCAATATTTTTTCTTATGTTTCTTTGTTTTCTCCGTGTTTGTTTTCTCACATTAAGAGAGGAGGGAATACTCTGGCACATCATGCTGCTAGATTGTGCCTGTCAGCAAATATGGAAACGGTGTATGTCGAAAATTATTCGGATGCTATTTTGGTAATGGCGGAAATTGATTTAATATAA